The DNA sequence TCTTGTCTTGTTTTGTTGGTCTTGGAGGGTATAAATGGATGTTGGGTTTGTTTTGCCTTGTTTCTGTTCATTGGCTTGCCATTTTGTGGCTCaagcattttacttttaatctAAAAAAAGGTTGCTATATGCATTGATCATGTGTTTATGATGTTGAAATAGAAGGTCAATTATCATTAGCAACCTTAATGATGCTAGAAATTACATAACAATAACATCCATCATtggaaaaatgtaaaaatccTTGGTTGCTCTCCATTCTTTGATCAACAACATCAAGAATTCTCATGGTATACTATACCCATCCCCAAAAGAGAAGAGGAAAACATGAAACTACATAGAAATAAACTTAAGAGAGTAAAATTGTCAGCCAGCATGTATATGAACTCCAATTGCAACAACCACAATAGTGTAGATACAAAAATACAAGATGGCATGAATCAAGATGGAGATTCCACTAGTGTACATGTTGCCGAACTCGATCACCCTCGTTCTCGCCGGTAGCTGGAAGAGCAGCCCCGGAGATAGAAGGATGAACATCGCCACAGCCACTACCACTGGCCCCCAATCAACAATCATACTAGCACAAATCGAATCGACTTAGGGCTGAATCGAATTAGAACAATCTTGCTACTAGTGAATATAGGGGAAAAATGTCTTGTTGTGGTTTGTTTGAGATTTGGCAATGGTTCTTGGAAATATGTAGGGgaatgaatgagttagtgtgGTGAGTGATATTTCTTAATGAAGAAGGTGTGGAATGATGCTAAACTTGAAGGGGAAAAGGTGACGGTCTGATTTAAAAAAGGTGGAAAGTATATGTTTTATGTAGATAATGGGATTCCTTTATGTGAATTAAAGCTAGAGATAAATAACTTTTTTGACGCAATTATGGTACACATAAATGTGGCACTTTTCCtacatttgttttttctcGACAATTATTAAGGTGGAAGCTTATCACATGCATATTTTAGAAACTAAAAGAACTTGGGAAAGTTGGGGGAATTTTGGACAATGTAAATGTTTAATTCAGCTTTCTTACATACCAAGTAACGTGCAATGGTGTAATCAGACACGTGTTCatgaattattatttggttttgcatacttatatattttaattgatcaTATCACACGaatgtatacatatattactattattaaaagCACTATTGttcaaaaaaaagttaaattttatatacttgAAACATCCttaactattttaattcataatgataatgcaataatagaaaatatgtCGATATTTATATGGGACTATTTTGACATCTTATTGAGATAGCGTGGAACAGTTgttaaaatagtattattagaaTTCAATTTTGACATCTTATTAAGATAGCGTGGAACAGTTgttaaaatagtattattagaattcaattttattatgttcGCCGGACgctctaaaaatattatatttgcaTTATACTCCCCAAtctcacaagaatatgtattctttcatttttggtcTGTTCGacaatatgtattttttaaatttaaaaattcttttctttgtaATCAGTGATGCACATTCTTTACTAACAATATTGATTGTGCATTAGaatttgtgtttaattaaaaaatatatttccgTGGAAGAGAGAAACAGAGATTGAAACAGAGTATGAAACAAATCACCAAAAAATCTCTCAGTAAACGGGCTGCACAGCCAATTTATTATTCGATGTACAACCTAAGAACTCAAAGTGGGCCGGCCAATAAAGCCCAATTATAGCCCATTTTTGTCCAAAGCAACAAGTCCGAGATATGTTATGATCATCGATTTcacttaatttaatatttaacgAAATTACTTTTAGAGCGAATTCTTGTTATTAGTGTATCAATAATTTCCGTAACTTGTAGTTGGTCAATTTTATCTTTCAAATATCTTTTTTGTTCTATCgtttttttattccttttgaaattttatactaattgTGAGGTTTTAGAATCTATAATGCGTGTGTTATGATTGAAAATCAAGATATATATTGAGAAGATCGATCACGAATCAAACGCAGTTTTCTTTTACTCTGGCATTATGTATTTATGGATTTCTAACATAATTATGGACGAAGAACTATATCTTGGCAATAGTCCGAAACCTTATTTTTGGGATAGTGGCAAAGTGCcgttatattttaaaaaatttcaagtttatTTAGAATTACATATTATATATCCAATTTCAATAAGTTTTGTAATTTTGGCAATTACTGTGTACTCAATTATCGTGATAGCAAATAAGATTACTTTTCAATTTCCATTGTATGTGTAATTTGAATAGACAAAGGCTAGGGGTGCTTAAACGGTTcttcggttctcggttaaccggaattggaaccggaaccgaccggttaaTTAAGGAATCGGAACCGAATttttcggttccggttccggtaccggttccaactttttaaataaaaccgATTCCGATTcggaaccggtcggttccggttcctaaccgggaaccggattataattcaatttaatttttttataatttaatatactaataaatctaatataattgaattaattttgaattaaaataaaataatttgaaacattgagtgatttttagatttaaaaagtGTTAGATTTGCGAGCTTTGTTtctgaagtatttaaaatgtttaaaccgtgatactttgaatctacaattatttccCCAATCAATTTTTGATGAACTAACTACAATGAGTAGGacatcataagtttgtttttaattttcaaaagaacttatacaattacaatatcatttcatatgatagaaatttaactttataacaaatatatgtaacaattcatttaacatacgcttttaacatgtttgtgaataatttattaactgttgcgttataaaccaaaaagtcacaacaagatcaattagtaatattagaaattccattgaatatttgtttagccaaaaaggggaattgaaattcaattttaaaacttatttttttaaaaaaattgctaaagtttagaactcctatttttttattaaaaaattgctaacataaactagtccgacctactacacttgacatcactcttatccatatataaatattattgtattgttggtttgtacttttgtgtatttacttgattttttaggtattatttgttatatttctagatgttggcttattatttttttagtattgaactatttaaaattataaataaattcggattaaaattacacatcggttccggttcggaaccggaatcgaccggttcttaaccggccggttccaaaccggaaccgattcggttccggttctagaatttatgaaaatttaaaaccggtTAACCGGTCAACCGATCcggttagaaccggaaccggccgaataagcaggcctaACAAAGGCAATTAAAATGTATCACCCCCAACTTTTTGTATCCTTATTTTTCCTCAATAGGatgccaattttttttcaaagctGATTTTTGTCCTCTCTTTAAATCCTTGATTCTTTTCGAcaactaaaatttttattgacgAGCAAGAGGAATTTCTTTCGTGTTTGGGCTTGTCCAAATCATATAACAATCTTTTGGGCCTAATAATGATTCTATTCTCTTTAGCCCAATTCTTTCACCGAGGAAGCCATTTATTTGAGCCTAGTTGAACTACAACgatttacttatattttatgtgaacccaagaataattttgagcccaattattcaaataaaattgttgagCCCAAATCCTTGGGTTTCTCTCCAAGAGTCAAACGCCTCTTCATTCACCTTGAGACTTTTGCTCTTCAAATATTACCTCAATTACATTTATCTTTCTCTGCAAAACTGACATACTTCATACTCCGCAATTGACAAGCCATTGCAAGAAAGATGAAAggaaagagagaaaggagTGACGGGCAGCGAGAGGGAGCAACAGGCTGATGACACTCATAGAGTGCAGCAGCGGCGGCAATGTCGCTGCAAGTGGTTAGCTGATCAAAGAGAGAGGGCTCGGGGTGACAGCGCTTACGACGGGAAAAGGAGAAGGTAATGGCGAGACCGAGCAACAGCGGCTGGAAAGGGAGGCGAACAACAGCAGCAGTGCCGGCGTCGGGTCCGAACAGCAGCAGCGCTGCGTTCTGACCGAGGGAAAAGAGAGGAGAAGAGTGCAGCTGCGCCACCGAGAGAGAAGGACAGAGAGGGTGCGACTTGCGAGAGATCGATGGGGATGGAGATGGCAGATTTGAGAAAGAGACGTGGGTGTATGAAGGAGCAGCCTGGAGCAGCGTCGGCTCCGGGCTGGACCGCGCACAGCCACGGAGGAGAGGAGTCGGGACAACGAGCTTGTCTCTTGGTGATAAGGCTGATGGGTGTTGATCGAAGGAGGGACAGCGGCGAGCCTGCTGAACGGCGAGCTGGGACAGTAGCGATTGCGAAAGGAGACCGATCAGTGCCAGCGGTTTCCGGCGTGGACAGCAGTAGCTCCTGCTGCGTCGCGACATCAGCGGCGTGGTTTCGTACGGGCGGAGCAGCGGTGTGACCGGAGACCCGCGATGGTGCTGAAGCCGCTGCGATTTCGATGGAGGCTGCGCTGCAAAAAAACCGGCTGCTGGCGAGAGATACAGAGGTGGTGGCGACGCAAACTGCGTGAGAGAGGTAGGAAGGAATTTGAGTTTCTCTGATTTTGGTTTCTGgaatttgtgtgtgtgagaggATCCGTTTGATGGTgaaggaaaaagagaaattggATTAGTTTATGATTAATTGTTTGGTCTTTTGTTGTTAAGGTGATGAATTGGAGTTTATATGGTATTTGAGccatattaataaaatggaatattgTCCGGAGTACATTGAATCAATGGGCGCATTCACACACGATTTTCAAGAACGGAATGGAACACAAGTTAAGACTTTAAACGAACGAGGTGAGctttatttcttaaactctttatttttccaaagATATGAATATGGTGATATAAGGATGGTTTAAATGTTATGTCATGctgtatttttatgttttgaattgCCTATCTGATTTTCTACTAGGATAACATCCTACAAGACTTTTATAgttaacgaattcgggtctaaCTAGGGTTTGAACCCCTACTTAGGCTAGTGCACTGATAGGGATCATGAGCCGTCTTTTGGGTTGGCCAGTCCAGTGATCGAGTTTGTGGCCACATTCTCGTTTCACACGATgggttcagatatggtatatgatggatgatgatgatgatgatgatgatagaGGGTTGCGCAACCAAGTTTTACAATGAGAATGATTTTAGTGTTTCTCggcattttaaaaaaaagtaaaacccGAGATTCACTCAACGATGGCTTGACATAACtttattgatgaaaaatatttttttggcatgagttcactgagtgcatcaagtactcagtcctgcatgtgttttccctatgtgcaggttgagctgtgACGAGCGTGGTGAATGTTGAGCATGAAAGTGAAGAATGATAACAACTAAAATgttttgaatatattatgtcttcatacataatGTTATTCTACTCTtcgaatgcttccgctgaacgttgttttgtttatcatttgatattgttgaatattatttcttttaatcatCGGACGATTGAGATTGAATACTCTGatttgaattattgaattcCCACATTTGATTCTTGTTTCGAGCCCTATTGATTGTTTCCCCTTTTTCTTCCCCACTTCTTAAAATCCTCCATTAGTCGCGAtcaaccgtgttttctatccttagaaaaggCGGTCGTGACATAAAacattattactatttattatactagtagagtagtagtagttattATTCAGGTAGTTGTGCTATGATGTAGTAGTATCATtagagtattaaaataaaagatgaaacGCTATTATTTCCCGTCGGATTCAAAAGCTGCGCTGGCCCTAGACTGGTAAGATTAAGAAGCAAGCGCTTTAAGGAGATCTTGTTCACCAAAATCAGGAAATAATTTATCTGAAAAATAGAACTGTGAATAGGCCAACTGCCACAGAAGGAAGTTGCTAAGTCTGAGTTCACCGCTTGTCCTTATCAACAGATCAGGGTTTGCCAACTCTCCCATGTTGGTCATCAGTTCTTGTTCCAACATTGCTTCGTCGATCTCGCTTGTTTGTAGAGTCCCACGTTCTACTTTCATCGCTATGTTTTTGGCTGCCGCTACGACTTCGTTCCTCCCGCTGCAGCTCATTACCATTACAAAGTGCAACCCTTTGTTAGTACGACTCATCTCCTCAGCTTTAGATATTACAGATCATAGAGACTCCGACAGCCTTGATTTCTCCCCGATTGTGGAAAATCGAATATCATGGCTgttgaaaaatatgtatatattatgatgctactatatatatatattgagaaTAGAGAATATTGACTTACCTTGTCATGAGGTCTTCCACAAGTGATTGTATGAACTCTTCGAAAGTTGTCATCAAGAATGCAACTTCCATCTGTAGGAAACGAGTTTTAGTTGTAGATGCAAAAATTAGTTGTACATAGCACAggtttaatgcaaaattgatagaGTAAGAGAcatatatagagaaaaaagtggttggAAATTAGGAGTGAGTATTTAGTTTACGATTCGACTTTTTGGCAAATTCAAACCAAATTGAAAAGtgaaatattgtgaaaatagaaattgagTCGAACTGAATTAACTGAAAATCCGAACCCAATAAACTAAAATCGAACTGTAAAAACGTATCCGAActgaaaaactgaaattgcCTAAATATATcctaaaaatccaaaaaaccAAAGTTCAAACTACAAACCAAACTCGAAAAACTGAAATCATATAGTGGATGGGCAGAtagatgat is a window from the Salvia hispanica cultivar TCC Black 2014 chromosome 1, UniMelb_Shisp_WGS_1.0, whole genome shotgun sequence genome containing:
- the LOC125202568 gene encoding uncharacterized protein LOC125202568 — encoded protein: MIVDWGPVVVAVAMFILLSPGLLFQLPARTRVIEFGNMYTSGISILIHAILYFCIYTIVVVAIGVHIHAG
- the LOC125198215 gene encoding cis-prenyltransferase 7, chloroplastic-like, with product MEVAFLMTTFEEFIQSLVEDLMTSGRNEVVAAAKNIAMKVERGTLQTSEIDEAMLEQELMTNMGELANPDLLIRTSGELRLSNFLLWQLAYSQFYFSDKLFPDFGEQDLLKALAS